A window of Choloepus didactylus isolate mChoDid1 chromosome 23, mChoDid1.pri, whole genome shotgun sequence contains these coding sequences:
- the MVK gene encoding mevalonate kinase — protein sequence MLSDVLLISAPGKVILHGEHAVVHGKVALAVALNLRTFLRLQPHSSGKVSLSLPNIGIKQVWDVARLQLLGMSFLDKCKEEKQEQGDIPAPTAEQMETLKEAAGFPVDCAINEHLAVLAFLYLYLAICRKQRTLPSLDIVLWSELPTGAGLGSSAAYSVCLAAALLTVCEEIPNPLKDGDLTNRWTGEDLELINRWAFQGERVIHGNPSGVDNAVSTWGGALRYQQGKISSLDRPPALKILLTNTKVPRSTKALVANVRSRLVKYPEIVAPLLTSIDAISLECERVLGEMAAAPAPEQYLMLEELIDMNQHHLNALGVGHTSLDQMCQVTMAHGLHSKLTGAGGGGCGITLLKPDLEQPEVEATKQALTSCGFDCWETSIGAPGVSVHSAASLDTRIQQALDGL from the exons ATGTTGTCAGATGTCCTGCTGATATCCGCTCCAGGGAAAGTCATCCTTCATGGAGAGCATGCTGTGGTCCACGGCAAG GTAGCACTGGCTGTGGCCTTGAACTTGAGAACATTCCTCCGGCTTCAACCCCACAGCAGTGGGAAAGTGAGCCTCAGTTTACCAAATATTGGCATCAAGCAGGTCTGGGATGTGGCCAGGCTTCAGCTGCTGGGCATGAGCTTTCTGGATAAGTGCAAGGAAGAGAAACAAG AGCAAGGTGACATCCCAGCGCCCACCGCAGAGCAAATGGAGACGCTGAAGGAGGCGGCAGGCTTCCCCGTGGACTGTGCCATCAACGAGCACCTGGCCGTGCTGGCCTTCCTGTACTTGTACCTGGCCATCTGCCGGAAGCAGAG AACCCTGCCCAGCCTGGACATCGTGCTGTGGTCGGAGCTGCCCACCGGGGCAGGCTTGGGCTCCAGTGCCGCCTACTCAGTGTGTTTGGCAGCTGCCCTCCTAACTGTGTGTGAAGAGATCCCAAACCCGCTGAAGGATGGGGATCTCACCAACAG GTGGACTGGGGAGGATTTGGAATTAATTAACAGGTGGGCCTTCCAAGGAGAGAGGGTGATTCATGGGAACCCTTCCGGAGTGGACAATGCTGTCAGCACCTGGG ggGGAGCCCTCCGATACCAGCAAGGGAAGATTTCATCTTTAGACAG GCCCCCGGCTTTGAAGATTCTGCTGACCAACACCAAGGTCCCCCGCAGCACCAAGGCCCTCGTGGCCAACGTCAGGAGCAGGCTGGTGAAG TACCCAGAGATTGTGGCCCCCCTCCTGACCTCGATAGACGCGATTTCCCTGGAGTGCGAGCGCGTGCTGGGTGAGATGGCGGCCGCCCCGGCCCCAGAGCAGTACCTCATGCTGGAA GAGCTCATCGACATGAACCAGCACCATCTGAACGCCCTCGGCGTGGGCCACACCTCACTGGATCAGATGTGCCAGGTGACCATGGCCCACGGACTGCACAGCAAGCTTACTGGTGCGGGCGGCGGTGGCTGTGGCATCACACTCCTCAAGCCAG ATCTGGAGCAGCCAGAGGTGGAGGCCACCAAGCAGGCCCTGACCAGCTGTGGGTTTGACTGCTGGGAAACCAGCATCGGGGCCCCTGGCGTCTCTGTCCACTCGGCCGCCTCCCTGGACACCCGCATCCAGCAAGCCCTGGACGGCCTCTGA